The genomic stretch tcccgaatttagaaaaaaaaaatcccgccatcccgaaattcgaaaaaagaaatcccggatccagatagggtcaatcccgaaatcccgaaaaaggtcctgccccttTAACCGATTTGTTTGTTGCGGACACGTATCTAGAcaaacataatttatttatttgtaaaacatGCATTTGTATTTGACCATGCACCATGTGCTTTATATTAATAATACTGATCACCAACATATACAAGTGACATTGTAagataaaaagttttatttattttttcagaaccactcaccaaaacagcaaaatgtcaTGGGATAGTTATATAGATAATTTGATCGCTCATACAAAAGATGCCACTGGAAGTGCGAATGCAGACAAGGCCTGTATTATTGGCCTTGATGGTTCAAAGTGGACAACAGATGCGGCACCAGCGGCTATCAAGATAACAGCTGCAGAGGCTGCCACTATTGGAAAAGCTTTTAAAAGTAGAGATTTTTCACCATTTATGTCGAGTGGAGTCACTGTGGAAGGAATAAAATACCAATTTTTAAGAGAAGAAGATAATAAATTAGTCTTAGCGAAAAAGAAAGACCTAGGTGCACTAACTCTACAAACTTCCAAAACAGGTGTGGTAATTGGTCATACTAAAGAGGGAGGTCAACAAGGCAATACGAACAAAGGAGTTGCAACAATAGCTGAATATCTAGAATCCTTAAACATGTAGAACAGTCGTCAACAAGTTACTGACAATAATCTATGCATCTATGCACATTATATTTCCTAAAAACTAAGCAATGTTTCTATTGAGGTTCGAATTATACTTTAATATCTCTGCTTTACATTATACAATTAATAAAACATACATCTGACAATTATATTTGAATAGTCTTGAAAAGTAAAACTGCTTATGCTagattaaaacaaattaacattGAGTCTATTCCAATTTCGTATTTGTTTCCGTTTATCAAAGGTTGTTAGGGATTTGTATTGAAATGCATTTGTCTCTCTTTTAAGCTCAGCTAgtcttttctcatcacttgacaTCCATCGTTTGTCGTCCATCATCGTCGTCCGTTTAATTTATGGAAACTCTGAAACAGCTAGgtcaattttaacaaattttcatcATCATTGGAGTACCAGTTTCTAGTTTTAAAATGTATCcaatgaccctgcctgccaaccaacagaacattggggtaaaaaaCAAGTTGTCTATTATCTTATTCAAATCACAatagatagagaaaatctgacggATCAGTTGTCGATGTCGATGTAGGGGTTATTTACCTTAAATGGCGATTTTACCCttcgttgtgtttttttttttagataatagaGAAACTGTAAACGctgagaaaattcaaaacggtcccttatcaaatggcaaaagcaaTAGCTCAAACATATCcatataacaactgtcatattcctgacttggttcagaaATTTTCtgatttagaaaatggtggattaaacctgatttacAGCCGGGCTAACATGAAACCAAAACTATCAGCAATGATAAAAATCGACAAAACAGAGAAATTTAGCCATGAACTATTTTCACATTGTTGAAGTTTCCATAGCTGAAATACACATAGACTAAAGTGAGCTGCAAGTTATTTTTTGAGCCTCTAATTTATTTTCATGAGATAGTCATGTTTTTCAAAGTCTTGGGTTTTCTCGTAATAACACAATCGCCTCATATGCAAGATGCTGCTGGTAAGTTCACAGGCCAGACCCAAAATATCTTGAAAACTAGTCCACTAGTCTAGGAAGTGTGAAATCGCTTTTTGTGGACAATTTAAACCTTCtgaaaaattactttaaaattcCGTTTCTTCGTTCAAAGCAGGGGTCACCGACATGCATGTAACATTTGCCGCTTGACAATAAGACTAATTCAGCACCATCATCATAAATGAAGATAGTGTTGGtcagaaattaaaattaacaagTTAAATTCAATACTAatgtttgaatttgaaaaaaaaaatgttttgtggaCAAAGATTGTTATTCGTCTTTCTTTTtagttatttcatattttgatagTTTAGAATAAATCTATTTTCACACAAACCATATTAGTTGGATCTTCACAGTGTATGTCACACTTTTAGGGGCAAATTCAAGAAAAGATGGAaggtttttagaaaaaaaacactgGTGTGAGATAAATTTAGAGATAGTTGGCCATTCCTTATCGTGTCTTTTTttagtacaaattattttcaTTGGTCACCCTTTGCACTTGGAGAGTTACCTTTTAACAAATTAAGTGGTATATCAGATTTATGCAATACAATGGACCGAAAGAGGAGGTTGATGGAGAGTCTAgtatgcatattcatgatatttactTGTTATAGTCAATATTCATGTTGGTCGCATCTATCGCATTGCACTTAAAATAAAGGGCACCACAGATGCAGGTATTTCTACTTCATATATTGACTTGCATCTAAgaatgacaatgagggtcggttaaaaactaAACTAACAAGAAAGAGCTGACAAAAATAGTCCAAATAAAAACTTTTCATAAAGGAACATTCCAGCACCGTGTGCAGCTCTCATTTTATAAGGTATTcctggtttttatacgaccgcaaaaaatttaattttttggtcgcatattgctatcacgttggcgtcgtcgtcgtcgtcctgcgtcgtcttgcgtcgtcgtcgtccgaatacttttagttttcgcactctaactttagtaaaagtgaatagaaatcaatgaaattttgacacaaggtttatgaccacaaaaggacggttgggattgattttgggagttttggttccaacagtttaggaattaagagccaaaaaagggcccaaataagcattattctgggtttttgcaccataactttagtataagtaaatagaaatctatgaaatttaaacacaaggtttatgaccataaaaggaaggttgggtttgattttgggagttttggtcccaacagtttaggaataaggtgcccaaagggtccaaaattgaactttgtgtgatttcatcaaaaattgaataattggggttctttgatatgccgaatctaactatgtatgtagattcttaatttttgttcccgttttcaaattggtctacattaaggtccaaagggtccaaaattaaacttagtttgattataacaaaaattgaatcattggggttctttgatatgctgaatttaaaaatgttatatagatttttaattattggcctagttttcaagttggtccaaatgggggtccaaaattaaactttgtttgatttcatcaaaaattgaataaatgggttctttgatatgccaaatctaactgtgtatgtagattcttaattgttggtccagttttcaaattggtctacactaaggtccaaagggtccaaaattaaactagatttgattttaacaaaaattaaattattgggcttatttgatatgctttatctaaacatgtactttgatttttgattatgggcccagttttcaagttggtccaaatcaggattccatatcaagtattgtgcaatagcaagaaattttcaattgcacagtattgcacaatagcaagaaatatctaattgcacaatattgtgcaatagcaaataattttcaattggagttatctttctttgtatagaatagtagttgataatatatgttggaaatttgccagacatgactatgatgtcattttctatttttatttgccaataactttatgtaaataacttcattggaaatttgccaatataaaatgttgctgatgaagctttttttccttatcttatctaaaatgtttttagataatgtatgttggacatttgccagacattactatgatgtcattttctatttttatttgcaaataactttatgtaaataacttcattggaaatttgccaatataaaatgttgctgatgaagttttttttccttatcttatctaaaatatttttagcttaaaagttgtgtccatacttgttctaatttcagatttcataaataaaaagaaaatttcttcaaacatttttttgacaggattaacattcaacagcatagtgtattgctcaaaggcaaaacaaaatttaagttcattagaccacattcattctgtgtcagaaacctatgctgtgtcaactttcTATTACCGTTTTATAGGATAGTTGTTGACCTTTATAGAATGTCTATCACAGATAAGTTCCAATTTTATACACAAACTCCGATTGGAATATAACAGAGTTTAACCACGAGTACCACTTTATTTGAGCAAGTAAACTTTACCTTTCCGAAGCACTTGACTTTAACCTCGGTTTTATAAGTTCATGTTGCGGTTTTCTTACTTTCCGTATCGTGTTTTTGTTTCGCTTTTtcgtatttgtttttc from Mytilus edulis chromosome 7, xbMytEdul2.2, whole genome shotgun sequence encodes the following:
- the LOC139481143 gene encoding profilin-like, encoding MSWDSYIDNLIAHTKDATGSANADKACIIGLDGSKWTTDAAPAAIKITAAEAATIGKAFKSRDFSPFMSSGVTVEGIKYQFLREEDNKLVLAKKKDLGALTLQTSKTGVVIGHTKEGGQQGNTNKGVATIAEYLESLNM